In one window of Desulfovibrio desulfuricans DNA:
- a CDS encoding SLC13 family permease: MKRPALWAFMLLAIVLFAGHEAFAASSLGIKLPEDPTKAYITLGILLVAAVMFFTEVVPLPITALLVPVALSLTNVVSSKVAFGYFGDPTVVLFMAMFIVGEATFITGFADKVGGLAVKLSKGNPVKLIVYTMAAIGLLSTVLSNTGTTVVAVPMVLGMCIKAKLAPGKVLMPVAFASSLGGTVTLVGTPPNGIINSMLAQTGQSPFGFFEFGLIGMPLLVVGLLYYAVIGHKFLPEKLHDDSEDDIEVDAKIRREHKMWHSVLIFAFVVAMMASEIMPLTTAAVLGACLMVITGCMTMREAFRSVDWTTIFLFAGMLSMSAAMDKSGAAAIVANAVVSTVNDPWMLMFVCCALTAAITNFMSNTATAALMAPLALPIALASGISPLPIAMGIAMSASCCFLTPIATPPNTIVLGPGRYSFMDYVKAGWPLQLISLIMCWLLIPLIWPFH, encoded by the coding sequence ATGAAAAGACCAGCTCTATGGGCGTTTATGCTGCTTGCGATTGTTCTTTTTGCCGGACATGAGGCCTTTGCAGCTTCCAGTCTTGGCATCAAGCTACCAGAAGACCCCACCAAGGCGTACATCACCCTGGGCATCCTGCTGGTTGCCGCGGTGATGTTTTTTACGGAAGTTGTCCCCCTGCCCATCACGGCCCTGCTTGTGCCGGTGGCTCTGTCTCTCACAAATGTGGTTTCGTCCAAGGTTGCCTTTGGCTACTTTGGCGACCCCACCGTTGTGCTCTTCATGGCCATGTTCATTGTGGGCGAAGCCACGTTTATAACCGGATTTGCAGACAAGGTGGGCGGCCTGGCAGTCAAGCTTTCCAAGGGAAATCCGGTCAAGCTCATCGTATACACCATGGCGGCCATCGGCCTGCTTTCAACCGTGCTTTCCAACACCGGCACCACCGTTGTGGCCGTGCCCATGGTGCTTGGCATGTGCATCAAGGCCAAACTTGCCCCCGGCAAGGTGCTTATGCCCGTTGCCTTTGCCTCGTCACTGGGCGGCACGGTAACGCTTGTAGGCACGCCGCCCAACGGCATTATCAACTCCATGCTGGCCCAGACAGGGCAAAGCCCCTTTGGCTTTTTTGAATTCGGCCTTATCGGCATGCCCTTGCTGGTCGTTGGCCTGCTCTATTATGCAGTTATCGGCCACAAGTTCTTGCCGGAAAAGCTGCATGACGACAGCGAAGACGACATTGAAGTTGACGCCAAAATCCGCCGCGAACACAAAATGTGGCATTCCGTACTGATTTTCGCCTTTGTTGTCGCCATGATGGCCAGCGAAATCATGCCCTTGACCACCGCCGCCGTTTTGGGCGCCTGCCTTATGGTCATCACAGGCTGCATGACCATGCGTGAAGCCTTCCGCAGCGTTGACTGGACAACGATTTTTCTGTTCGCGGGCATGCTTTCCATGTCGGCCGCCATGGACAAGTCCGGCGCAGCCGCCATTGTGGCTAACGCAGTGGTGAGCACGGTCAATGACCCGTGGATGCTCATGTTTGTATGTTGCGCCCTCACCGCCGCCATCACCAACTTCATGTCCAATACCGCCACTGCGGCCCTCATGGCCCCGCTGGCCCTGCCCATCGCCCTTGCCAGCGGCATCTCGCCCCTGCCCATCGCCATGGGCATTGCCATGTCGGCCTCATGCTGCTTCCTGACGCCCATTGCCACCCCGCCCAACACCATCGTGCTTGGCCCCGGCAGATACAGCTTCATGGATTATGTCAAGGCTGGCTGGCCTTTGCAGTTGATTTCGCTCATTATGTGCTGGCTGCTTATCCCGCTGATCTGGCCTTTCCATTGA